GGACTAGTAGTGCTCTCATCTTTATTCTCCATAGGCCAAAATCATTGTCACCAGTGAACTTTTCTATATCAAATCTCATGGTTCCCATTGAACCTAGGCTCTAGATATCACTTGTTATAAAACTTATGTTTTATAGTTACAAAATTGCcaagatttatttaaaaatgaaatccactgtttaatattctatatataagttttgtttACAGAAAAACAACAAGAAGTATTTCTTTCTATTTATGACTCAAAACAGAATGCTTAAGATTACACCAGTCGCAATATATATTAGCTATTGTCACAAAACCATCATTATACCAACACAGATCCAACTCTTAATATACAATACCTTCCAGATCAAATATAACACACGAATcaacaagaaaaacaagaacAGATATATCAGGAGATTACAAGAAACAGAtatgaacaagaaaataaaggaaaaatagaaaagtaagGAAAAAACACACCGAGATAcatggttcgaccctaatggtctacatccacggcaggaatggcctcagagatatttattgatgaaaaaatcaatcacagagaagcctcagttAAGATATATACAGAAACACTCAGATCTCACAAAGAAATCACACCGATTTCTTCCCTCAAGCACAAAccttagaaaactctagaatcGCCCCCTTTCCCTCTCTGCCTCTTATTCTCAGCCGATACAAGAAGTGAATTCTGCCCTAGGGTTACAAGGAAcaagatgtatatatatgatgcatcatatttgtAACACGTGTATCAGATCCAGCGGCTCAGCTCATATACTCAGATTAAAAGCACAAGCTCCTCACGTGCCTGTTgaaaacatatttaaagttTCACGGGACCAGTTCGAGCCACAAGCTCTACATACACTTAAACACAGaataaaacattattaattaaataactagcaaataagaaatgatttgacatacatattacaCGCAGTCGAcgttgtttatgtttttataaaataaatggaaGAGTTAATATTCCTGATCCTGACATGAgtgcatgtatattatataatctaGATCATAATTAACAAATCCATTCGAAAACTTTTGTTGTTTGATAAACAAAATTCAATTGAAAATTCGTGATGATCACCTTTTGTTTATGGTCTGATCGATGAATATCACgaatactaatattttatgaatCCTTTCAAGATTtgtctcaaaaggaaaatgcaaTAACTGGGCAAtggtaaattaatattattatcatttttctatatattatcatttatcataatatatattaaatgattgaaaaactatttattatctattattaaatatcattcaattatttaGTATTGCTTTAGCTAGCTAGAGAAGTACTTGAGAGGTTGGTcaatatatacaatttttctaTATGCATGgaatactattttcaataattatcaaattaaaaagaaataaagaaagaaagaaagaaagaaagtcaTGATAGATAGATCATCTCCAAATGGATCCAGTCATGTCCACTTCAACCCAAGCGGAGAAATTCAATTCCACCCCTCCTCGATCGTTTAGCTAGTTTTTTGCCTTTTGGGTATTTCCATTAATAGGCAATCTACTTATATATACTCGACTAATTAACCTGATAAGGAACATATATACCGTTCCCTTTCTTTGTCGATACCAATTCTTTGGTTCTAAGAACTTCACATGAAACGAAAAGATAAAACATTTGAAACGTACGTAGGTGAAtacttcaaataatttaaagaatCTTATGGATTTAACTTTTAAGAAGGTTATTTACCCGGCCACATTAATATAACCAGCTAGAAGCCGTGGCCGGCCAGTTACTCAGGAAAATCTGATTAACAAATTAAGCTGGCCGCCACGCGAGGGAGGAAAACATCCATGTGATATTTTCCTAGCTAGCTTTTCGAAGTCACAccaaaattactaattaatagtGGAGTCTTTTTACATCAGTACGGAAACAGCATATCGCATCAAGTTCTTGATATGTTTCTTTAGGTACAACTCGGGATTTTCGCATCCTCATTCAACTAACCTTCCTAACAATTAAGCATTCATGAGCACCACTACTCttccccaaaaaagaaaaagattgatACTTTGCAACACATGATTGACTTGTCCGAAAGAAGCCAAACCAGAAAGGAGTCTGTGGAAGAACATagaatatatagattaattaaCAAATAGAAGACAAAAGCTGTGAGAAAAGGAATAGGAccatatatagctagctagggacATGCAGGGATGGGTACTCTTTTGGCTTTTGAAGGAAAAGGCTCATAGCTGATATAATGGGGTCATGGAGATTTGGTTTGCTCGTACAAGCTGTATACCTCTACAGCCTACAGGTGGAGATAACGCGTTCCATAAAGATCGAGAAATGGGAATTAGTGGCCCAAGTGGCCTTCACAGATTGTGGTGTCTGACGATATATATGATTGTGGGATCGATCGATGAAAGTATGCATATTTCTAGACCTCATGATCAGATATCAAAGAAGATCCGCTACAATGTTTCCGATCGCATGAGCTTTCTCAACCAATTATTTGGATGGCTAGAAAACTGAATTGTCTGTGAcgaaatgaacaaaaaaatctTGAGCAAATGGCCGTGGCCGGACTTTTCGAGTTGTACATGGAAGTTCAAATGAGATATGTACAAATAACGTGCAACACTCCAATGGTTATTTTGGCATTGGCCGGCTAGGGTTTTGGAAATTAATTAAgcagaatgagaaaaagaaaaaagtgtagtttgtcttttttcaaaatttcacatttatttatttgctatatattatatactgtaCCAACTTATACATTGATCAGTTCGTGGCTAGCTTGCAATATTCTTCGGTACCATTGTTGATCATGTGTCATGGTCAGATCATCTAACTAGGACAAGGATATTATTTACTTTTGtggttttcttttctctatctTGGTTTCTTCTTCTGTTTTTGGTGGTTAATCAGAGCATGCGCCTCATTATTTACTCCAGCCTTAGAAAACGACTCCGCTTACCACAGGCAATATTTAAGAGTGATCAATCCATTTGCAATATTATATTTACAGGACGTATTAGGTACTTATCCTGAGAATAATTTACTTGCAGTGCATGCATTTTGAATGAGATGATCATGATtccaaataattttgtattaaactcGACATGATCCGTCTTactctttcttccttttcttgtttcttttttttccctcttttgggGAAGGATCGATCCCTTGCTGAAGTGGCTCTATTTGGTCGGCAAAAGGAAGATTTTTCTAGgagatattaaaaacttatacaGTACTTGGCCAAAAGGAGAAGGCcgtaaattactaaataaagATATCAGCGCCAGACTTATCCATAACAATGGCGCAGACACGACCGaaattataaagtatatatgCATGTCTAAATCATgataattgaaagaaaagaataagatCATAAACTATTCTTAACAGTTAGATCGAAGGTCTTTATCATGTATACCACACATCGCCATTATATCATTCTTTATCGATGTTTTGGCTAGCTAGCTCTCCCTAGCTAATTGTGGTTGATTTTTTAtggtttatataattatatcttgAGTCAGGATTCCAAATGTGGAAAAATAGATTTAGTAATCATGCATGAGAGAATTATAATCCAATCTAATCAGCGTTAGGTATTGTATTCTACGAGCTAATTAACTTTTTCATGAGTATGCTTATTTGTCATGAACTACCAAACTTGACttctatatatcatgatgataTATATGTAGAAGAAATTGCGCGCCATTTATTTGAGCCATTATTGATTATTGtctcattaattaataatattacgCTAAATTGTATATCGCCTAATGATGATAAAGGTCTTAGAGTGTGACACAAAAGTGGAGATTGTAACGTCagatatatttatgtatatatcgcctcccatatatatatgacattcATTGATAAAATTGATCATCAATTGACAGTTAAggcattatatataaatatatgtgtacgtgtgtgtatgtgtgtgtgtgtaagtatcAAGCTAGAAGCTAATTCCGCATTACTCCTATTTTTTCATAGCTTTATTTAAGAGAGAATGGGGTACCCTGCATGCAAGCCCTACTAACTTTCTTAAAAATACGTATGACACATGATCTAGCTGGGATACacgctaattttttttttttttaaattattattatcgGTAGGCTTTACATTTTTCATAGAGAGTGCgtattatattataagattgtatctaacattattcttttTACAGTATTTGTAATCTAAAATGATATATTAACTGAATCTTGATGTATTTGTATTTCACCTATTGGGATATTATAAATGATACTACTGAATCATTAATAAAGGACGTGGAACTATACATACTTTTAATATGCATAACGCAGAGCTTGGGTGGTCCTGCATCATTAGAAGCTagatgtaaaaaaatttagGCTCTTAGGTTTTCTTGAACAAAAGTGTGAATGGTCAATGTGATCtgctaaaaaagaagaaatgaccagtaaattatattaatatgacTTGTCACGAACATGGAATCCTTAACCTGCAATGCCccccatatataatatatacatttatatatagtcattaatTCCTCGCTTTGAAACCATGCAAATTAAGCATTTAGGCAAGATGGGTCAGAATCGTTCTGTGTTCACTTTATACAAGTAGTGTTGATGGCGGCCATATATGCAATATCCAAACCGTGAAATTATTAAGCAAGTTGTTCCGAGGTCAACCACTAATCAAATCACGGATCCAAAATATgattcaattattattattgtgctTTTAAAATCTAATCCCACCATGTAGTTTTGCTGAAAAAAAGGACGATTGATTGACTTGTTTTTTGTTATActtattgaaagaaaaatcacaTTCACACATCACACGTctcaagattttgaaaaattacaagGCGTTcccattttgttttgaattaaaCTTCCTTTGTCTTTTATAAAAAGGGTTTATGCACAAGATATTGTCATCGCCAAGCTATCAAATTAGCAAAAACTTTCATCGACATGAAATCATTCATTATAAGTTAGTGGTCAACATTAATgtgtaaaacattttttttttaattttttaaaccaCATGATTGACCATGACAATTTAGACTTTggcatatattatattaacgTTGCGTTGTGTTGTATTATGTGGCTCATATTGAGTGGAACATGTATTCAGAAAAAGCAGGCTGATGCCGGAGTGGAGTGGAGCAAGGGTTAGTAAAATGCATCTGATGTAACCCTACTTTCATATAGTGAAGTTTTAGACGTCACTTGCTCTTGTGAATGTAGGCATACTGCtaaaccacgttaaatttttgtattattttgcaTTCTCTTTTCCGTACAATTCATCATAATTGCCACACGTTTTCATAACAAATTGAGATTTAGGCCGGTAATGAGATGCATGAGTTGTTGAAAattctgtaaataatagtaaaatagtttgagttaagacgTTTTATTGAGTTTCAAAAAATGTGAGAGAACgttgaataaattaattaaaatattataaagtataattttttcatatattatttttgttttaaagtttgaaaactttgtgtgttttttttttagtatttggaagtttgaaaaaattgtattgaattatgtgtttgaaagtttgaagttttgtgtttggaagtttgagaaagtcGTGTTGAGTTTTTTGTTTGGACAATGATTAAAGAATGGCTAGATCAaacaattgtattattttttgtgttttgtttaaaagtttgaaaaaattgtattaaattttatatttgaataatatttaaaaagaaaattatgaaaagttttaagataagttgagatgCTCTTAGCACACTTCCCAAACATACCCTAAAACGAATTAAGGGAATTTTCCTGATTAATTCGACTATtttggattatttatttaatttttggtttcttattcaattttgaaatttattctaCTACCCATTTTCCAAACATTTGCTGTATGTGAGCCGCggagaatattatttttgaacgGGTGATGCTACACCCATAGAGTCACCGAACggtgtttttcttttctctgtttttttattgcttttttttgaaaaaaaaaaaacattttttgaacACTTTaagcattttgaaaaaatacaaaaaattcacaaatttattaaaaaaactattcCTTAACCATcaattagtaaaaaaaaaaaaaaaagattcaattGATGAGTTTCATAGGtgggaataatattttctttttttaaatcagaaaaagagattgaaaaaacTCGTGGTAAATATGTTTACAAGACAAAAGATCAAGAAGAAAGAGTCAAAATctgtttttatatatgtatgcataacGTGAACATTTCACCTTATCATCATTAGAGAGAATAGGAAGCTTTCAACGGCATATATAATTGTTTTCAGAGAGGGATGTATCGGGTTTTCCTTGGCTAATGGCCAAAGCAAGAGACGAGTGGAGTACATGGGTATACATATAGTTCTGTGCTTAATTTGTCTCATGTCCGCCAAAaggaaatatattatatatatatatatatataatggacaCCAGGCTTGATAGCCACCATTTTCTTCGTCCGTAAAAGAGCAAACGTCCAAATGCAATTGGCCAATTCAGCTTTGTATGTTTAGCAGTGGATATCATGCATACAGACTTGGTTAAAGGTCGGTAGAAGTTCAGATAAAAACTAGAACCGGCTGGGGAAATTAAGGGGTCATTTCACTGGTCACAGTCACAGCTCACGATGTTTCATCATCTGTCATACTTCAGTCCATCAAAAACTAAGCCGGTCCCCTCATATTTTTTTCGGTCGGAGGCCTCCACGTTAGAAACTATGAAAAATGGAGGACGCTTTTACCGATCCGTTTAGTTCTGGACTAATGTTTTTTGTTTCGGGACTTCTCTTCCTCTTGTTTTTCAGTTAAAACTTAATTATTCACTGTACACGAGGGAGGCACCATAATGTGGCGGACAACATGGCCAACTTCACTTTATGAGGATCTTCATAGGATTGCGTTTTTGGAACGAACACGAACGAAGACAAGATTCTCCAAGATGAAACTTGGAACTTTTGTGCATTtgatcaataatttataacatccTACTCGAGAGAGATGGGAAGGGGGGCCGGGGGAGGCATTCATCTGCGAGATGAGGAAGCATGTGCGAGGCAGAGGCCTTCATGCGTTACCACTTTGCAACAAACATGGCGACGAAATTAATGCGTTTTCCTTTTCGGAACCTAAAACTAAGCTGTACAGTTAGATGACGAAGAGGTTACATAAACAAAACACAGAGAGACggccaaaaaagagagagtttttaACCCTTCATAGAAAAAGTAAAAGGGcttaaaaccaagaaaagaaaacaaaagatgagATAGACACACATTCACAAAATACACCACTAAGCTAATATTTATATTCCACATATAAACCAGCTTCAAAGCTATTTGGTGCTCCATTCTCTGGCACTGCCAATTGATCACAAGCATACCCACCATCCTCCACGCTTTGCAGCCATGGCGGCGAGTACATCTCCCACCCATCCACCGAGTCCACGAACACAAACTCCTTCCCCGAGTACTCTGACTCGTAACTGGTCCCCAAACTCGGCAACTCTACGATCTCACTCAACTCCTCCGACTCTTTCGACAAGTCCATCCCCGAAACCAGCGACGACAACGACGACGATGGCGAGTCGAACTTATCCATCTGGGCTGCTTTGGCCGCTGCGGCCTGCACGTCACGTGGAGCGAGCGAGACCGGGCGGGGCAGTGAGTGGGCGAGCTCCGGGAAATTGAGTATGGCCGAGTTTCCTTTGATGCTCAGAGCAGCCACGTCGTGGGCTCTAGCGGCCATTTCCGGGGTAGGAAAAGTGCCGAGCCAAATGCGGGATTTCTTTCTAGGCTCGCGGATTTCGGACACCCATTTTCCCCAGTTTCTCATGCGGACGCCGCGGTATACTGGTTTCTTGGCGGAGTCCCGGATCATGTGCTTGTTTTTTCTGGACTCTGGTGACTGCAGTTTGGAATCTCCGGGCGAAGATGGGGATGGTGGATTAGATGATAATGAGTTGGAGCTGCTTTCTGTTTCTGAGTTATGCGGTTCACTACTCATTGTTATTGGTCACCCTGCTGATAATTGTCTGGATATTGGGCCAGCCGAGAGGGTGTTGTTTTCTGTGGGCAAAAAGAAAGTAGTTGTTTGGAagtggaaagaaagaaagaaagaaaacaggcTATGGAGAGGTCCAGCTTGGCCTCTTTACAACAATGGTAACGACCAATAATGAACAGAGTAGAGGATTAATGCTTAAAAGAGAGCACCGAAGAAAAATTGGCAGAGGAAATCGATGAGGAAGAGAACATGCGCGCAGCTTATGCTTTGATCATTTTGAgccctttctttttccctcattCCCAATATACAACGCTAGCTACCTTATAAGGACTCAAAGCAAAACGGAGAGAGGGTCCACAAGCGAAATGGGTCACCTTGACTCTCCGCGGTTTCATTCACAGAAGGAGAGAGTAGTATccatttgtaataaaatattaatatattttgatcatCAATCTTAACCAGAACGACAACATATGTTTTACGTTCAGATAAATCGTCTCTATTTATTACATTCTCCCCCCTAAACCCATGAAAGAATTGGGGCCCAATTCCCAGCTCGTACGACGCTAAACCAATTAATTTCCAACCCTCGTTTATTTTCACTACTTTCACCTGTGTTCACTGTTCATTTATCCCTTCTCTTCGTTTTGTTCTTTCCTGTCATCAACTCCGAACATGATTACCTTTTTGTCCTCTCTTCAACATTatctcttttatttaaaacctcAATTGAAGGGTATAATGtttaattatatgttttatgtttaatgcagtatatatatgatgttatggTTCtgtgtattgtttttttttttttttttttcttaacgagATTCGCTTTTGTCGTGATGGATATTTTGAGGCACTTAAACAGGGTTAGCAATGTCGATCGATGGCCATGGTCAAGCTGaggtgaagaagaaaaaaaattatgtgatcaCTTCGGTCAAAAACATGAGGCTCGAATTCATTTGGTcccgactcaaaccagaattCAAACATCAGCTCCTGAGCTGTCAACAATTGCATTGCAATTGACCCACTTCAT
This genomic window from Carya illinoinensis cultivar Pawnee chromosome 7, C.illinoinensisPawnee_v1, whole genome shotgun sequence contains:
- the LOC122315119 gene encoding dehydration-responsive element-binding protein 3-like, translated to MSSEPHNSETESSSNSLSSNPPSPSSPGDSKLQSPESRKNKHMIRDSAKKPVYRGVRMRNWGKWVSEIREPRKKSRIWLGTFPTPEMAARAHDVAALSIKGNSAILNFPELAHSLPRPVSLAPRDVQAAAAKAAQMDKFDSPSSSLSSLVSGMDLSKESEELSEIVELPSLGTSYESEYSGKEFVFVDSVDGWEMYSPPWLQSVEDGGYACDQLAVPENGAPNSFEAGLYVEYKY